In one Candidatus Methanoperedens sp. genomic region, the following are encoded:
- a CDS encoding DegT/DnrJ/EryC1/StrS family aminotransferase, which yields MPKKDIILLEEKLASYVGRDYCICTGSGTAALVAVMRAMDIPKKSEVIVPSICCPVVPFAVSYSGLRPIFCDVSPSDYNMDPDSIKDVVSTRTKAVIPVHQFGQAAPMDEIMEQAESHSLFVIEDAAQSFGGKFKDKKFGSFGDASITSFGYSKIIDVSSGEYATGGGGAIFTDDQKLAEKAMGIVNNWKPYSKLRNQWYRMIYSSGFAFTEMLERKKIKARRTIPYISKFLEKMFVYKMRNEWAKKISNELDFLDENLRIRTRNACTYRKLIRSPSIIHPQYKNESGVYSRYSCLLRDINRQEFITELGKRGVLVYQLYSPPLHKYYYSTRKLPNSEFVSSRIFNLNTEPQYKKNIIRDALIVNEVSDILRNDKSIDKSINVLRAPLSG from the coding sequence ATGCCGAAAAAAGATATTATATTATTGGAAGAAAAACTTGCAAGTTATGTTGGCAGAGACTATTGCATCTGCACAGGTTCAGGAACAGCAGCATTAGTTGCTGTTATGCGAGCAATGGATATACCAAAGAAATCAGAGGTAATTGTACCCTCGATATGTTGCCCTGTGGTACCATTTGCAGTAAGTTATAGCGGTCTAAGACCAATTTTTTGCGATGTATCTCCATCAGATTACAACATGGATCCAGACTCCATCAAAGATGTGGTGTCGACAAGAACAAAAGCAGTAATTCCTGTCCATCAATTTGGACAAGCAGCGCCAATGGATGAAATAATGGAGCAAGCAGAATCGCATTCTTTGTTTGTGATAGAGGACGCAGCACAATCTTTCGGGGGAAAATTTAAAGATAAGAAATTTGGAAGTTTTGGAGATGCATCAATTACAAGCTTTGGTTATTCAAAAATTATTGATGTATCTTCTGGGGAATATGCAACTGGAGGAGGGGGGGCGATATTTACTGACGATCAAAAATTAGCTGAAAAAGCTATGGGAATAGTTAATAATTGGAAACCATATTCTAAATTACGCAACCAATGGTATCGAATGATATATAGTTCCGGTTTTGCATTTACGGAAATGTTAGAGAGGAAGAAAATAAAAGCACGTAGAACAATTCCGTATATTTCAAAATTTTTAGAAAAAATGTTTGTTTACAAAATGAGAAATGAATGGGCAAAAAAAATTTCTAATGAATTAGATTTTTTGGATGAAAATTTACGTATACGAACAAGAAATGCATGTACATATCGAAAATTAATACGGTCACCATCAATAATACATCCTCAATATAAAAACGAATCTGGTGTATATTCGAGATACAGTTGTTTATTAAGGGACATAAATAGACAAGAGTTTATTACGGAATTGGGTAAACGAGGAGTCTTGGTGTACCAATTATATTCTCCACCCTTACATAAATATTATTATAGCACAAGAAAGCTTCCTAACTCCGAATTTGTATCATCACGCATTTTTAATCTTAATACAGAACCACAGTATAAAAAAAATATAATAAGAGATGCGCTAATTGTGAATGAGGTTAGTGATATTTTACGTAATGATAAATCAATCGATAAATCGATTAATGTACTGCGCGCCCCTTTGAGTGGATAA
- a CDS encoding GNAT family N-acetyltransferase — protein sequence MDFEYDEKVSTSKWEEIIRNSENSYFFHTPAWAKILEETYSYRIATRLYEIDGNEVLIPMMEDKKYGFYHYNSIPLGYGGIFSLSDISSETLQKILKNIVDWRHLSFNLSLPPFSNFSVPEDSLIKQVNSEWNYTHMLSLENGFEYIWKNKFEKNTRTAIRKADRSGFEILDCNSLDEVREFYKLYIESSIRWGYKKPPLPIKLYENIYKFGRPHVRIKLAFKDDNLIAGWGDHYYGKNVFAFLSVYSQGYERYNPVNLLVKDSIEQACNEGHKYYNFGASGNLEGVQKFKESFGAEKEKLKNYRVLSRLGKFADMILKI from the coding sequence ATGGATTTTGAATATGATGAAAAAGTCTCGACGTCAAAATGGGAAGAAATAATTAGAAACTCTGAAAATAGTTATTTTTTCCACACCCCCGCATGGGCAAAGATCTTAGAAGAGACCTATAGCTATCGGATTGCTACACGATTGTACGAAATAGATGGCAACGAGGTTCTGATTCCAATGATGGAAGACAAAAAATATGGATTTTATCATTATAATTCTATACCATTGGGTTACGGAGGAATATTTTCTTTATCAGATATCTCATCAGAAACTCTTCAGAAAATATTGAAAAATATCGTTGACTGGAGACATTTGTCCTTTAATCTATCGCTACCTCCATTTTCTAACTTCTCAGTTCCAGAGGATTCACTGATAAAACAAGTAAATTCAGAATGGAATTATACACATATGCTTTCGTTGGAAAATGGATTTGAATATATATGGAAGAACAAATTTGAAAAAAATACCAGAACAGCCATACGAAAGGCAGATAGAAGTGGCTTTGAGATTTTAGATTGTAATTCATTAGATGAGGTAAGAGAATTTTATAAATTGTATATTGAATCATCCATACGATGGGGGTACAAAAAACCACCACTTCCAATAAAATTATACGAGAATATATATAAATTTGGAAGACCACATGTGCGAATTAAGCTTGCATTTAAAGACGATAATCTGATAGCCGGGTGGGGGGATCATTATTATGGTAAAAATGTATTTGCCTTTTTAAGTGTTTACTCGCAAGGCTATGAAAGATACAACCCTGTAAATTTATTGGTAAAAGATTCAATCGAACAAGCATGTAACGAGGGGCACAAATATTACAATTTTGGCGCCAGTGGTAATCTTGAAGGGGTGCAAAAATTTAAAGAGAGCTTTGGCGCAGAAAAAGAAAAGCTTAAAAACTATAGAGTATTATCACGATTGGGAAAGTTTGCCGATATGATATTGAAAATATAA